The Coprobacillus cateniformis DNA window TTCCTCCTATGCACTACATGATTCACATTCTTCAACTTCTAAAGATTGACTACGTACATAATAAAGTGTTTTGACACCTTTTTCCCATGCCTTTATATATAAATCTAAAAGTTTTCTAAATGTAAATTCATTCGTTATATAAAGATTGACTGATTGTGATTGATCAATATGTCTTTGTCTGATTCCAGCTGCTTCAATCACCCATTGCTGATCAATATGATGAGCATTCTTATATAACCAGAATGTCTTCATATTTAAGTCAGGAGCAACTCTTGTCATCATACTCCCTTTTTTTTCTTCCATGAAAAACTTCTTCATAATAGGATCAACTGCTGCTGTTGTTCCAGCAATAATTGATGTTGAACTTGTTGGTGCAACAGCTAATAAATAACCATTTCTAAGTCCATATTCATGAATATCATTTTGCAAGACTTGCCATGATGAACTTTGATAATGTCTTTTTTCAAAATAAGCACCTGTATCAAAATCACTACCATCAAAATAATCATATTTTCCTTTTTCCTTTGCAAGAGCACATGATGCTTCTAATGCATAATAATTGATTTTCTCATAGAGTTGATCAACAAACTCTAAATGTTCATGACTTTCAAAAGTCATGCCTAATTTCACTAACATATGATGATATCCACTTGTTCCAAGTCCTACTGGACGATATTTTTGATTTGTTATTTTTGCATAAGGAACAGGATAATAATTTAAATCAATCACATTATCTAATGCTCTCATGACAACATATATAATATGCTGTAACTCTTTATCATTTTTCACATCAATATGTCCTAGTGTTAAAGAGGCTAAATTACAAACCACAAAATCTCCTGGTTTGGTTTTTTCAACAACAATTGTTTCTCCATCAATTTGGATTTGTTCATGTGGCAAGATTTCCATAGAACTCATATTTTGAGCAATTTCACTACAAAGATTGCTACAATAAATCATTCCTTGATGAGCATTAGGATTCATACGATTCACATGATCACGATTAAAAGCAAATGGTGTCCCTGTTTCTACTAAAGATTTGATAATGAGTCTCACAATATCCTTGACTGACATGACACGCTTAGAAATACGCTCGTCTTCTACACACTCATAATATTTTCTTTCCCATTCTTCACCATAAGTATCTTCAAGATAATACCCTTTGACTTCATGAATTTCATGAGGACACATCATATACCAAGAGGCATCCAAATCTGATTTAGCGAGTTTCCAAAATAAATCCGGATAACAGACAGCAGGGAATATATCATGGGCTTTCATACGATCATCACCATTATTTGTACGAATCTGTAAAAACTCTGGTAAATCACGATGCCAGGCATCTAAATAAACAGCCGCTGCACCTTGACGCACACCTAATTGATCAACTGCAGTTGCTGTATCATTGACTAATTTCAACCAGCGAATCACACCTCCAGCAGCACCCTTAAAACCTCTAATACTGCTTCCGTTGGCACGCACTTTACCAAAATATAATCCCATACCACCACCATGCTTAGAGACCTTAGCAAAATTATCCAAACTCTTATAGATACCTGCTAACGAATCATCAACAGTATCAATAAAACATGAACTCATCTGATGAAATGGTTTTCTCGCATTTGACATTGTTGGTGTTGCCATGGTCACTTTCAATGTACTTAAAATATCATAAATGTCTTTAGCCCATTTGACTTTCTCTTTTTCCTTCATAGCCAAATGCATGGCAATCCCCATAAACATTTCTTGTGGTTTTTCTAAGATATCTCTATTTCTATCTTGAATCAAATAACGCTTCATAATTAATTCTAAACCACTATATGTAAAAACTTCATTTCTTTCATCTTTCATATAACTTTCTAATTCTTGAATATCTTTATGAGAATAATGTTCTAAGATGTAATCACCATAATAATTCTCTTTCGTTAAATAAACCAATTTATCATAAAAAGAATAAATACCCATAGTTTCCATCTTTTCCTGAATTCTTTGATGAATATCATAAGTTAAGAATCTTGCTGAAATCTTTTCCCATTCAGGAGCATCTTTACTGATCAGTTCAACACTTGCTTTCATTAACATCTTAAAAGCATCATGCTGATTCATACCTTCTTTATAAAATGTTTTCAATTTCACCAATAACAATTGTAAAGAATACTCAGTTTGAGGATAATCTTTTTGAATTTTTATCAAAAGAGATTCAATACCTTCATCATTTAACATCTGCATAAGTTCTTCTATAACAATTCTTAAATGATGATGCTTTTCACGATAAAGAATATATGCCTTTGCAACTTGTAAATAGCCATGCCGCATCAAAGCCTCTTCTACTTTATCCTGAATATATTCAACACTTATTCTCTCTTGTATTTGATCTTCAACATCATTTAAAATATTTTCTAAATGTTGTTGATGAATTGTTTCATGTATTCCCTCAAATGCCTTTATAATAGCATTTTCAATCTTATGTCTATCGTAATCTTGATAAAGACCATTTCTTTTTTGTATTAACATTTCATCCACATCCTTCAATGCATTCTAACATATCTTAAAAAGAGTCTTCCACTCATATGCTTGAAATAAACACAGATATCTTAAAATGCACATGCAACTGCATTTTTTAGAGTATGAAATTGGTTATGTTGATGTAAATAAGAAACTAAATCATTTAATATATATGTAAAATAAATCAATATCTCTTGTTGATAAGGACTTTCTAAACTCTTGATCAATATTTGAAGTTGTCTATATAAGACATCATAAAGTTCTTTTGAAGAATAAGATGATAAAACTTGATAGAGTTGATTGATTTCTTCTTGATTTTGAAATAAGAAATCCTGATTATAGCCTATCAAACTTTTTATTAACAGCTGATTGATAAAAAGCAATGAAATATTATCAATGATTCCATGCTCATAAAAGCAATAGCCTTTTAAGACTTTTTCAATATCACTTTCCTGAAAACAATTTAAGAAATCATGTTCTATTTCTAAATAATGAACATATTCAATTATTTGTTCTAAGCCAACTTGTTTTAAAGGATAACAAGTTGGATAATCCAAAGTTAAAACAATATCCTGACTACAATAATCAAAGTTATAAACATCAAAAAAAGCCGTCAATCCTTTTGTTATTGTTTCTTGATAGACATCTAAAGATATATTTAATTTATGACTTTGTAATTCTTGAACTCGTAAATATAAATGATGAAGTTGTTGTAATAAGTGATACTGACTCTGTTTATAGACTTCAACAACATCTTGAGTCTTAAGTATCTCTATCATATTCTGCATATCTATATCTCGCATATAAAAAGATAAAGTATAGAGAATAGAATCCATTAGACTTTGAGTTTTTTCTTTAGATAATGATGAATCTCCACCTGTATATCTTCTCATCTTTTCCATCAAAATATTGATCATACCTTGAGTGATTTTATCCTTTATTTCAATTGCTAGGTACTTTGAATCTAATAATTCTTCAAATGAAAGTTGTACTTTAGATATCTCCATATGCTAACCCCACATAAATGTCATTTCTATCATTTAAATCATCCATTAAAGTATTTAACTGTTCCTCTGATAAATAATACAATGATCCCTGACAGCAACCATCAAATGCCATTTTCATATAACGAATAATTTCTTCATCACTTAAATAATCTTCTGTTGCATCTCGATAATAATAAAAGATTTCTAACAATTGAGTCATTGTTTCTACATAGTTATATTTATGAATAAATAAACTATCACAAAACTCATAGACCATTTGTTGTAAGATTGTAGAATCAAATTCTATTCTTCCAACATCTTGTAGAATTTTCTGTTTCGTTTCTAATAGTCCTTCAATATCCTGTAGTGTAAGAGTCAATCCATATTGAATTGATACCTTATTACACTTCATAATCTGATTGATTTCTTCCTCTTTTTTAATGACCTGAAACTGCATAATTTTATCCATATATTTTCCTCCTCTATACTTAATACACCTATTACATGAAAATGACAAGACTTGAAAAAATAGCTATTTTATGGTATGATATAGGTACAAAAGAAGACAAATATATGAAATATATTCAAGCAACACTTAAATAAAGAGTTGTTTTTTTACTTTTATAATTATCAAAAAAAGGATAGAATTCTATCCTAAAATATTTTCAACCTTCATTTCATAAGAATTATTTAACTGGAATACAAAATTCACATAAATGATTCTTAATTTTGTTCATAGTATAGCGTTCAATAATTGGTTTCTTTTCATCAATTGATAGATCTTCTGCCAACTTTGGTAGTTGAATCCAAAAATTCTGGACACCTTGAGCAGTATGAGGTACTTCAAATATTACATATTTTCCATCAGCAATCAATCGACTTGGCAAAATATTATTTTCATTTTCATCAACAATAAGACCTACATCATACCTCAATTGATGAACAGGTGTTATTTGAGGATTATCTAATGCAATTCCTAAAATAACTGATTGATCATTTAATAAATGATTATCTTTTAGAAACTGTTTAAAAGTCTCCATCAATTCCTTATTCTTAAGTCCATATTCACCAACATGACGCATATAAATCATAGTAACATTCTTAAATTCTTCAATTTTCATAATTTTATTCTCCTATTCTTCATTGTTGATGTCGACTTCAACATAATCATCGTAAATTCTATTAAAATGATTTTCAAGAAATTTTTTAAAAAATATTTATAGTGATAAACATTCATTTGATTGCTTATAAGTAATTCTCTAGTTATAATATGTATATCTTATGAAAATCTAAGGAGAATAATTATGGATATATTGGTCTTTGGAGGTACACGTTACTTTGGTGTTCATTTAGTCAATGAATTAATTAAGAAAGGACATCATGTCACAATTGCTACAAGAGGAATGACACCTGATTCTTTTGGAACAAGTGTTGAAAGAATACATGTAGATCGTTATGATATCAATCAATTAAAAGATATATTTAAGGATAAAGAATTTGATATTATTTATGATAATCTAGCGTACTCATCTCAGGATATCGAAACTCTTTTCAATTCTTTACATTGTCACCGCTACATCTTAACATCATCGAATGCTGTTTATCCTTTTCAATTGAATACAAAAGAAGATGATTTCGTAGCAGCTCATCATGTTTTAAAAATGGGTGTAAGGAGTTCGTTTTCTTATGATGAAGGGAAACGTCAGGCTGAAAGTGCTATTGTCCAATTACATCCACAACAGAAAACAACAAGAGTGCGTTTTCCAGTTGTATTAGGAAAAGATGACTATACAAAACGTTTATATTTTTATGTTGAACATATTTTAAAAGGTATACCTATGTATATAGATCATTTAACAACATCATTTAGTTTCATATCCTCGCATGATGCTGGTGCTTTTTTGGCTTATTTAAGTGATAAAGATATATGTGAAGCCATAAATGCATGTAGCCCTCAATCAATAACACTACAAGAAATTTTTGATTATATTGAAGATCATACTGGTAAAAAAGCTATGATAACATCTGATGGCGATAAAGCACCATTTCATGATATACAGTCACATAGTTTAAATGTAGAAAAAGCTCAAAATATCGGTTTTCATTTTACTCCATTATCTGATTGGCTGTTCCCGCTTATTGACTTTTATATTTGCCAGATATCAGAAGATGAGCATAATATTTAAGACTGTTTTTACAATGAGTATCCAGTGTAGCTCTATATAAGGAATGGACAAAAACGAATTTCTGTCCCTTACTATAAAGCTTTAAAAAAAGGTATAAGCTCAATGAACTTATACCTCATTATTTTTGATATCCTGAAGATAATCATAATCATAAAGTTCTTTTCTATCCATAACAGGAACTTTTAGACATACACTTGAATATTTATCAATAATCTTTCTTCCACCCTCATCACCTTTTAATTTCATCAATTCATTATAAAGTTGACAATGAAACATTGTTGGATTACCGACTTGCTGTTGATATTTAACAGTTCCTAATAAAGCATGATTATTGATTATAAGATTAATCATACCGTTCATCGTTGATGATTGAATATAAGGCTGATCAGCAACCAAAAATAAGAAATAACAATCTTTATCATTACTATATTTTTGAATTCCAGCTTGAATTGAGTATGATAAACCTAAATGACTTTTTTCACTCTTTATTGAATACAAACGAGGACATGATAATTCTTTGATATACTCAATAATTTCATCATATTGAGTCACAACATCTAAAGTATAATTTTCATTTTTTTCTAAGAGTTCTCGTAATTGTTTCAAACCATATTGATATAATGGTAAGCCACGAAATGAATAAAGTAATTTATTAGAACCAAAGCGACGGCTATTACCCGCCGCTAAGTAGATCATATGTATTTTCATAACTCTTCTGGTAAACTCATTAAGATTTTTTCAGGAGTCATTGGTAAATCTCTTTGCCATACCCCTGTCGCATTATAAATCGCATGAGCAATGGCAGGAGATGGTGTATTAATAACAATTTCACCAATTGACTTGGCACCAAAAGGTCCAGTCTCTTCATAACTGCTTTCAAATTCCACACGTAATTTCCCCATATCTAAGCGAGATGGAATCTTATATTGCATCAATGAGTTTTCAGCAATCGCTCCTTTATCACTATATTGAACATTTTCATAAAGAGCCATACCAATACCTTGCACAAGTCCCCCTTCTGTTTGAACACGTGCCAGATTGGTATTAATGACTGTTCCACAGTCAACAACTGCAACATAATCTAAGATTTCAACTTGTCCTGTTTCTTTATCTAATTCAATTTCAACCATTCCTACCATAAATGGTGGTGGAGAAACTGGTGATGAATGAGAAACTGTGACTTGTGTTGGTATATTGTTTCCACACATTGATTTTGTTGCAATATCACTAAAAGATATACGTTTTTGGCCATCTAATGTTTCAATGCCTTGACTTGTAAATTTCACCTCGGATTTTGGACAACCCAACATCTCTGCTCCAATATGACATAAATGATCTTTTAATTCTAGGCAGGCCTTTTCTACTGCTTTTCCAGTCACATAAGTTGTACTTGATGCATAAGAACCCGAATCATATGGCGAAGCATCAGAATCTGCTCCAAAGACAATCACATTCTCAACATCACATTCTAAACATTCGGCAGCCATTTGAGCCAAAATTGTATCACACCCGGTTCCCATATCTGCGGCTCCAATTGTTAATGCATAAAAACCATCATCATTTAATTTAATCGTTGCTGAACCAACATCAACACCAGAAATTCCTGAACCTTGCATAGCCATCGCAACACCACTACTACGAATTTTGCCATTTGGCATCATTCTAGGCTTTGATTTATTTTTCCAGTCAAATAATTCTTGAGCACGATCCATGCAGCGATTCAAAGCACAACTCTTTGTGACTTCATGATAATAAGCAGACATCTCCTGTCCCTCTTTAACCATGTTTTTTTCACGAATAGCGACTGCATCTATACCTAGACGTGATGCCAGTTCATTAACTGCAGATTCGACTGCAAAAATTCCCTGTGTTGCCCCATATCCACGATAAGCTCCTGCTGCCTGACAGTTGGTATAAACAACATCATAAGCAAAACGATAAGCTTCTAGATGATTGTTGTAAAGTGGTATGGATTTATGCCCTGATAATCCAACTGTTGTTGGACCATGTTCACCAAAAGCACCAGTATTAGATAATGTATAAACATCAATCGCACGAATTGTTCCATCATTCATAGCACCAATACGTACTGTCACTTCCATCTCATGACGTGGCGTTGCTGCAATTTGAGTTTCTGTACGTGAGTATATCATCTTTGATGATTTCTTTGTCATCCAAGTGACAAATGCTGGATAAACTTCAGCAACGACTGTTTGTTTTGCTCCAAATCCACCACCAATTCTTGGTTTTTCAACATGAATCTGAGATTTAGGAATATCTAATGCATGAGCCAAAATACGACGAACATGGAAGACAATCTGTGTTGAACTGATAACATGTAAACGACCAAAAGGATCAATTTCGCAATATGTTCTAAAAGTTTCCATCATGGCCTGTTGATTCGCACGGGTATGATAAGTTCTTTCCATCACTTCATCACAAGTTGAGAAAACACCTTCTAAATCTCCCTCAACACTAGAATCACTTGCACAAAGATTACGTTGATTATCTGCCCCTACTGGGCATAATGCTTTCCAATTGTCTTCTGGATGAACCAAAACTTTATTATCTTTTGCAGTATGTATATCTAAAACAGCTTCTAAGACTTGATATTTAACCTTGATAAGTTTCATAGCCTGATCAACGCTCTTTTCATTGACTCCCGCAATAATCGCAACCGCATCACCAACAAAACGGACTCTTTGATCTAAAATCAAACGATCATATGGACTTGGTTCAGGATATGTTTGTCCAGCCATCGTAAAACGTTTTTGAGGAACATCATGATAAGTATAGATAGCTTCAATACCATCTACTTGTTTAGCCGTTTCAACATCAATATCTTCAATGAGTGCATGAGCATGAGGAGAACGTAAAACTTTCACAACAAGACAATCTGTTGGTGTCACATCATCAACATATGCTGGTTTCCCCAATAATAAATTCATAGCATCTTTTTTACGAACAGGTTTATTTACCTGCTGGAAAGTTTTTTTCATCATGAGTTCTCCTTTCCTTGTTCAAGATAAGCAATATAAGCTTTCATACCACGTAATTGCCCCTCATAACCAGAACAGCGACATAAATTTCCTGCTAAATAATCTAAAATATCTTCATCACTAGGATAAGGATTTTCTTTTAAAAGAGCAATTGCATTCATCATCATTCCAGGATTACAGAAACCACATTGTTCAGCCCCCTGATCAGCAATAAATTCAGCTAACCTTTGAGCTTCTTCCTGCATTCCTTCTAATGTGATTATTTGATGACCATCCATTCTAGCAGCCAAAACACTACATGATAGAATAGGTTTGTCATCAGCTAAAACTGTACATAAACCACAATTACTTGTATCACATCCACGTTTGACGCTTAAACACCCTTGAGAGCGTAAGAAATCAATCAATAACATATCTGGTTCAATCAAAGCTTCAATATCTTTTCCATTTAAATTCATTTTAATAAGCATGATGATTCTCCTCCCTTAACGCTGTCAAAGCACGTTTCATTAAGACTTTTGCAATACGGCGACGATAATCAGCACTCCCTCTGAGATTAGATCCTAAAACTAATTTTTTAGCAATATCATTAGCAAACGCTTGAATACTTTCATCACTTAAAGATGAATCTAAAAAATGATTTTCATCTTTAAAAGTTACAGCCTTTAAAGGACGAGCACCAATTGTACATGTATAAGTAGTTTCTATCTGACTCACTGCACACGTTAAAACAGGAAAGTCAGTTTTTGTATTGCGTTGTGACATATAAACAACACGGAGAGGCGATTTCTTAATAATGACTCTCACCAAGACATCTGGAGTTGGACGCATTGTCGCAAACTCTTGAATTGATACAATTCCACCATGATAAAGTTCAACATAAGCATCCAAAGCCATAAACATTGTCAATACATCTGAAAAACCATAACGTCCAAATAAACTTCCACCAACAGTCGCAAGATTTCTAAATTGAACACCAACAATATTGTGAACACTTTCTTTCATAGCTCCATGTGTATATTGATGAAGAATTGGATTTGATTCTAATTGGCGTAATGTCACCATTGCACCAATATGAATTTCGTCCCCTTTATCCTCAATATGATTCAAATTCAAATCACAAAGATCAATTGCTGTATCAACACTTCTATTTTGCATTTTTAACCAAAGCATACCACCAATAATAATATTCTTACGATTTTGACAAAGTTCATAAGCTTCTTCAAGACTTTGAACTTTGACATATTTTTTGATATCAAGCAAGACAATACCTCCTTTTTTTATATTTTATAAATAATTGATTTTTGTATTAAGTCAAATATATAAAACATCTACAATCCATTTCTATTTAAAATCATCTCATAACAACTGCATAAGGAGATTTTTTTTCTAATAATTGTTCTCCATGAGAAGTTTTTTTATAAACCTTACCATCTTGGCATTCATATGAAATTTTCTGAACTCTTTTTTCTGTACAACCATAAGGAATCCAGCTCCATTTAATGATCTGTGCTTTTTGAATTATCAATTCATGTTTTTTATTTACAATTCCTTCAGGTCCAACAATAATTAAACGCTCTCCCTCTCTAAATAGAATTTCCAATAGACAATCATGAAATGAACAGTCTGTCACTTCATGAAAATTATCGCCAGGTCTCCCAAATGGATCCCCATAAAAACTCAAGAACCCACCTTTACTTTTCATTTCAAACAAATCATCTTTTTGTTCTAGATATTTTGGATTTAACATTTTTCTTATGATTACAGTTGCTTCCTCTAAAGCTTCTAAATAGGTCTTTTTCAACAGGGTCTGTTTGCCATTAATATCAAGTCTATATTGGTTTTTATCATTAACTACGACTTCCCCTATCTTTTCACTCCCAAGTAAAATAGAACAGGGTGTAACAGGCCCATACCCATACTCACATTCTAGATATATTCGTCTTTTGCATTTTGGACAAAATATCATAAAATTTGCTTCTAGATGATATATCGATATTTCATCACAATACTGACATTCTATTGTTTTCATAATCGTTTTATATTTTATCAACTTCTTTATCTTTTGGTAAACAAATATTTAAAATAATCGCAACCAATGCTGCTGGAACAATTCCAGAGCCACCAAAAATCATTTGAACAGCTTCTGGTAAACCAGCTAAAACAGCACTATTCGCACCTAATCCATAGCCCAATCCTAAAGCCACTGACACAATTGTCATACGACGAGCATTCAATGGTTCTTTTGTAATCAATTGAATACCACTCATCACAATAGATGAGAACATAATGACTGCTGCCCCACCCAATACACTTTGAGGCATAATTGAAATTAAAGCCGCTAATTTAGGAAACAATCCACATAAGATTAAGAAGATAGCCCCACAAGCAAGTGCAAAACGATTCACAATCTTTGTCATTGTGACCAAACCAACATTTTGACTAAATGAAGTATTTGGTAAAACACCAAAAACAGCTGCTAAACTTGAACCAATTCCATCACAAATGACACCGCCAGATAATTCTTCATCTGTTGCTTCACGTCCCATACCACCTTCAATAACACCAGAAATATCACCAACAGTTTCTACTGCAGTGACAATAAACATAATCAGAACTGGTAAGATCGCACGTAAATCAAAAACTGGAGTGACAGGCATAAATTCTGGAATAGCAAACCATTTGGCTTGGGCAACAGCATCCCAATTAATCACCCATGACTTCACAAATTCAGTTCCTTCTGCACTGACACCAGTTGTAGATAAAAACATTGGCATCAGACTACAAATAATATAACCACAAATAATACCAATTAAGATACATGATGAACTCATCATTCCTTTTGTCACATGTTTTAAAACCAAGATAATCACTAAAACTGCTAATGCAACCAATAAATTTTCAATAGAACCATAGTCTTTTGCATTACTTCCTCCACCGAAAGAACCCACACCAACACTAATTAATGAAAGCCCAATTGATAAAACAACAGTCCCTGTCACAACAGCAGGAAAGAAACGACGAAGTGGTTTTAATAAAAAACCTAAAACCCCTTCAAATAAACCACCAATGATAGATGCTCCCATAATAGCAGCATATCCTAAGATACCGCCACCCATCACTTTTGCAACACTTTGAAAAACCCCAATAAAACCAGAACTTGTTCCCATAATAATTGGAACCTTTCCACCTACTGGTCCGACTGCAAACAATTGAATTAAAGTCACAACGCCAGCAATTAACATTGCATTTTGTAATAATGAAACTTGAATTGCTGCAAATTGCTCCGCATCACTCATCGCTGCACAAGCACTTGTAATAATTAAAATAGGTGTAAGGTTGCCAACAAACATCGCAAGTACATGTTGTAAACCTAATGGTATAGCTTGTTTTAAAGGTATCATTCCTTCAAAATCATAAGGTGTTGAATTCTCTTGATTTGTATTTGTTTTCATATATATAAATCCTTTCTTATTTTGTTAAACAATAAAATTGTTGATAATCTTGATCCCTTTGAATAATCATTTGAGGATAAAGATTTTGCATCTTATAAGTCATGATCTCACATGTTTCCTGTAGTGGTATGATTTCATCAATGATTCTCCCATCCTTCATTAATAAAATCCGATCACAATACATAAAAGCGTAAAGTGGATCATGTAAAACTATGAAACCTGTTTTTTCTTG harbors:
- a CDS encoding uracil-xanthine permease family protein, with translation MKTNTNQENSTPYDFEGMIPLKQAIPLGLQHVLAMFVGNLTPILIITSACAAMSDAEQFAAIQVSLLQNAMLIAGVVTLIQLFAVGPVGGKVPIIMGTSSGFIGVFQSVAKVMGGGILGYAAIMGASIIGGLFEGVLGFLLKPLRRFFPAVVTGTVVLSIGLSLISVGVGSFGGGSNAKDYGSIENLLVALAVLVIILVLKHVTKGMMSSSCILIGIICGYIICSLMPMFLSTTGVSAEGTEFVKSWVINWDAVAQAKWFAIPEFMPVTPVFDLRAILPVLIMFIVTAVETVGDISGVIEGGMGREATDEELSGGVICDGIGSSLAAVFGVLPNTSFSQNVGLVTMTKIVNRFALACGAIFLILCGLFPKLAALISIMPQSVLGGAAVIMFSSIVMSGIQLITKEPLNARRMTIVSVALGLGYGLGANSAVLAGLPEAVQMIFGGSGIVPAALVAIILNICLPKDKEVDKI